Below is a genomic region from Acidobacteriota bacterium.
TGAACCGGAACGCCGTACGCCGCTGGACCTGGGCGAGCCGGCCGTCAGCCGCACGGTGACGGAGATCCATCTGCCGCCGGGGAGCGAGGTGCTCCACCTGCCGGCGGAAACCGCCCGCAGGACGCCGGCTTGGTCGGCCCGGCGGACCTTCCGCCTGGACGCGGAGCGGGGCATGATCCGCGTGGAGGAGGAGGTCGCGGTGACGCAGCGGACGCTGCCGCCGGCCGACTATGCCGAGACCCGCCGGTTCTTCGAGACGTTCACCGCGCGCGCGGCGGGGCTGATCCTGTACCGTCTGCCGATGGTCGAGGCGCCGGTGCCGCGGAGCGGCCGATGAAGATCCAGGTGGCCCGGAGCGCCGGCTTCTGTTTTGGGGTGCGCCGCGCCATCGATATTGCCCTGCAAGCCGCCCGCACCGAGCAGGACGTTTACATGCTGGGCGAGATCGTCCACAACGAATCCGTCGTGGACCAGATCCAGCGGGCCGGCATCCGGGTGGTGGACCGCATCGACGACATCCCCGCCGGTGTACTCCTGTTCCGCGCGCACGGCTCCACCCCGGAGACGTACGCCGAGGCGGAGGCGCGCGGCCTCAAGATCGTGGACGCCACCTGCCCCATGGTGCTGGAGATCCACCGGATCGTGCGCAACCTCCACGCCGAGGGGTACCAGATCGTGATCATCGGCGACCACAACCACGACGAGGTGCGGGGCATCGCCGGGCAGGCGCCCGGCGCCCGCGTGGTGGCCGCGCCGGTTGATCTCGAGGGCTGGGATCGGCGCTACCCCAAGCTGGGTGTGGTGGTGCAGTCCACCCAGAGCCTGGGCAACGTGCAGCAGATCCTGCCGCAGCTCGTGCGCTTCAGCCGGGAGATCCGCTTCATCAACACCATCTGCAAGCCCACCACCGACCACCAGAGCGAGATCTGCCAGAT
It encodes:
- the ispH gene encoding 4-hydroxy-3-methylbut-2-enyl diphosphate reductase — protein: MKIQVARSAGFCFGVRRAIDIALQAARTEQDVYMLGEIVHNESVVDQIQRAGIRVVDRIDDIPAGVLLFRAHGSTPETYAEAEARGLKIVDATCPMVLEIHRIVRNLHAEGYQIVIIGDHNHDEVRGIAGQAPGARVVAAPVDLEGWDRRYPKLGVVVQSTQSLGNVQQILPQLVRFSREIRFINTICKPTTDHQSEICQMPRHNDIMIIVGSYTSANTRRLTELSQSINPRTYQVQTAADVRAEWFEGVETVGISAGASTPDVLIREVVDAIRRIDPGAEVDGLGGA